ATGCGGCGGCGGCGCTGATGCACCACTGGCTGCTGGGCGATGCCACGCTCGCGCGCATGAGCCCAAAGGCCATGCGCGGTGGTGAACGCATCTGTGGGCCGCGCGGTGTTTACCGCAGGGAATAGTCGGTCGGCCCGGCGACTACGCGGCGCGCGCCGTTGAAACGCTTTTGCCAGTAGCTCTGGTGCATGCTCTCGACGCGCACGCGCGCGCCGCTGCGCGGGGAATGGATGAACTTGCCGTCGCCCACGTAGATGCCGACATGGCTGAAGGCGCGGCGCATGGTGTTGAAGAACACCAGGTCGCCAGGCTGCAGGTCTTTGCGGTCGATCTTGGCGGTTCTGGCGGCCTGCTCCGAGGCCTTGCGCGGCAGCACCAGGCCGCGCGCCTGCTCATAGATGCTGCGCACGAAGCCGCTGCAATCGAAGCCGGTCTCGGCGCTGCTGCCGCCGCGCCGGTAGGGCGCGCCGAGAAACCCCATGGCGGTGGCCACCAGGTCGCCGGTGCGCTCGGCCGCGTCCTGCGCCTGGTCGGCCACCCCGTGGCCGAGCTGAGACAGATGGCCGCGCAGGTCTTGCGTCCACGAGACGGCCTGCGGCTCGGCTACGGCTTCGAGCGGGGTGTCGGGGGCGGCGAAGGCGCTGCTCGCGCAAACCAGCAGCAGGGGAGCAAGCCAAAATCGCATGGGGCGCAAGGGTAACCGAATTCCTCGGCGCCCGGCAGGGTAATTCCCTCAGGGCTGCAGGGGCTCGGAAAAACCCTGAGCGTCCACGTGCACCAGCACCCCGTCGGGGTCCAGCCGCACGCTGCCCGCCCGCAGGCCGCGGTGCAGCGCCAGGCGCTGGTGGGCCAGGCTCAGGTCCACCGCGCCCTCCAGCGCCACGCCGATCTCCAGGCGCGCCTCGCGCGCGCGCTCGAGCTGCTGCTGCAGTTGCGCGCATTCGGCCTGCAGGCGGGCCGCGCTCGCCTGCGCGTCCTCGAGCGACGCCTGGGCGCGCTCCAGCACCCCCTTGGGGTCGCCATGGGTGCGCAACTGCTCGATCAGCTTGCGCAGGCTCTCACCGCGCCCGTGCTGCGCGGCCTCGTCCTGGCGCGCCTGCTGCAGCCGGGCCTGCAGCACCGGGTTGACCCCCAGCACCAGCCGCGTGAGCCCGCCATCGACCGAGCCGATGAGGGGCGCGGCAATCGCCATCATGGCGCTGGCGCTGCCGCCCACCAGGCGCCCGCGGCGCGGCGCCTCGGCGCCGACGGCGATGCGCTCGAGCGCGTGCAGCTCGCAGCCCAGGGCGTTCTGGCGCACCGTCAGCTCGGTGCCGGCGCGCAGGTAGGACACCTCGGCAAAGCGCGCCTGCACCGCGCACTCGGCGTGCAGGCGGGCGCGCGCGATGACGCCGCCCTGAACGATGATGCTGCCCTGCGTGTTCAGCAGGGCGCCGTCCACCGTGCCGCCGACGACGATGTCGCCGCTGGCGTGGATCTGCATGCCCTGGGCCACGTCGCCCTCGACGTGCACCGTGCCGTCGTAGCGGATGTTGCCCTGGGCCACGTCCACCTCGGCCACGCGCAGCACCGGCTCCACCGTCATGCCGGCGCGCACCAGCACCGGCTGGCCGGTGATGGCGGCCACCAGCAGGTTGGGGTCTTGCTCGCTCACCGCGGCGCCGCTGAGCTGCGGCGCAAACGGCTCGTCGCGCCCGGGCCGCGCGGGCAGGGCGACGCCCAGCACGTTGACGCCCGGCGTGCCTTCGGTGGCCGGCTCGCGGCGCATCAGGAGCGCGCCCGATTCCACCAGCACGATGTTGCCGTCGTGCTCGCGGTAGTCGATGCGCCCCTGCGCGTCCACGCGCGGCGTGCGGTCAGGCACGGCGGCGATGAGTTCGAGGAATTGCGCGTCCCGCCCGTCCACCGGCGCCACGCCCCGCGCGACCACCTGCGGCGGCGCGGCCGGATCGTTCAGTGCCTGCGCGATGGCCTCGGCGTCGATGCCCGCCACCACGCCGGCAGCGGCCAGCGCCGCCTGCACCATCGCCTCGGTGGCCGGCGCGCCGCCCTGCGCGGGCACGATGCCGAGCGTGGCCTGCATGGCGTCGCGCGCCACCTGCACCTGCACTTCGGCGTCCACCGCGTGCGCCAGGATCAACACCATGCGCGCACTGGCGTCAGCGCCCTCGCGCAGCACGCGTTCGAGCGCTTCTTCGTTGATGCGGTGCGCACCCCAGCCATGCTCTTCAAGCCAGGCGAGCAGTCCGGCGCGGGTGGCTGGCGCGCGTTCGGCGCAGGGTTCCATGCGCAGCACCACGTCGCCGTGGGCCGACAGGCTGAGCTGCATGCCCCGAGTGTCCAAAGGCGTCTCCTGCGCCCGGTGTCTTCGCAAGCGACTGCAGGCCGCGCGCGGGCGTCTGCCCACGCTTATAGCATCGATGCCCAGGGCTGTCCTCTGCACGCGTGCAGGAGCGCCATCTCCTGCAGTGAAGCACGTCTTTCGGCGCGCCCCGCACCCGCCAGGCAGCGGCGCGCCTCAGGCGCTGAGCAGGCCGGCGGCCGTGCCGCGCGTGAAGGCTTCCTCGAACACCGAATAGCCCGACCAGTCGGCGTGCGCAAACGCCAGGCGCGCGGTGGCGGGCGTGGGCGCCAGCCGAACGCGCTCTCCGTTCAATAGCTGGTAGCGCTTGCCCGACAAGGGCTGGAGCCCGATTTGACTTAAAAATTGCTGCAGGCCCGGGCGCGGCATGGCCATGGCGTGGCCGTAGCGCGTGATCTCCATGCGCGTGGCGCGTTCGGCGATGTCGGGGTGCGGGCGGGCGAGCGCTGCCAGGATGGCGTCGCGCCAATGCGTCCACGGCCGGTCGAGCAGCTGCGCGCGGCCATCGGGCCAGTCGCCCAGCGCCTGGTAGTAGCTGAGCACCGTGGGGCCGGCGGTCTGCGCGCCCAGGTCCAGGCGCTGGTGGCCCGCATCGACATAGCCCAGGCCGCCGCGCATCTGCTCGTCGTGGATCACGTTGTCCCAGGCGGGCGCGGCGCCGGGGCGGTCCTGCAGCGGGCGGTCGATGTGGATGTTGGCCACCAGCCAGGGCGCCCAGGCCAGGCGCGCGGCGGCTTCGCGCAGAAAGTGCGGCGGGCTCTGCAGCACGCGCGCCGCGACGAACACGGGCAGCGCGACCACGCAGCGCTCGGCCTGCCAGCGCAGCAGCTCGCCGCTGGCGT
This portion of the Comamonas flocculans genome encodes:
- a CDS encoding C40 family peptidase, giving the protein MRFWLAPLLLVCASSAFAAPDTPLEAVAEPQAVSWTQDLRGHLSQLGHGVADQAQDAAERTGDLVATAMGFLGAPYRRGGSSAETGFDCSGFVRSIYEQARGLVLPRKASEQAARTAKIDRKDLQPGDLVFFNTMRRAFSHVGIYVGDGKFIHSPRSGARVRVESMHQSYWQKRFNGARRVVAGPTDYSLR
- a CDS encoding DUF342 domain-containing protein produces the protein MQLSLSAHGDVVLRMEPCAERAPATRAGLLAWLEEHGWGAHRINEEALERVLREGADASARMVLILAHAVDAEVQVQVARDAMQATLGIVPAQGGAPATEAMVQAALAAAGVVAGIDAEAIAQALNDPAAPPQVVARGVAPVDGRDAQFLELIAAVPDRTPRVDAQGRIDYREHDGNIVLVESGALLMRREPATEGTPGVNVLGVALPARPGRDEPFAPQLSGAAVSEQDPNLLVAAITGQPVLVRAGMTVEPVLRVAEVDVAQGNIRYDGTVHVEGDVAQGMQIHASGDIVVGGTVDGALLNTQGSIIVQGGVIARARLHAECAVQARFAEVSYLRAGTELTVRQNALGCELHALERIAVGAEAPRRGRLVGGSASAMMAIAAPLIGSVDGGLTRLVLGVNPVLQARLQQARQDEAAQHGRGESLRKLIEQLRTHGDPKGVLERAQASLEDAQASAARLQAECAQLQQQLERAREARLEIGVALEGAVDLSLAHQRLALHRGLRAGSVRLDPDGVLVHVDAQGFSEPLQP